The Geothrix sp. DNA segment TGTGCCCCGATGTCGACGCCTTCCTGCAAGCGAAGCAGGCGTGGGCGGGGTTCAAGGCCAAGCATGGCCTGCGCTGAAGGATGGGCCCCTCCTCCTCCACCAAAATGCGACGCGGCTGCTTTCGGTCTGGCACCATGACACCGATCGGCGGATCAGGGCTTAGACCAAAAGATCTATATAAAGATTTAATTCATGTTAATTTAAAAAAATTGGTTGCAACACCGATCTCTGGACCTATGCTGACTCACCGGAACCCTCAAAAGGAGATCCCGATGAACCTGCTCCCCGTCTTCTCTGCCATCGCCATCGTGGCCACGGCCTACCTGGGCATCGACAATCCGGGACGGGCCATCGTCGTCCAGCTGTGCATCGCCTTCGTCACGCTCCTGGGCATGGGGATCAGTTTGTGGCGGGAGTCCAGGCTCTCTGCGAAGACCATTTGAGGTCCCCGGCCGGCCGGTCGCACCTGAACAGGATTCAGCCTCCGCTCCGCGCGGAGGCCTGAATTTGTCCGGCACCTTCCAGCGGGCACGTTCGGATTGATTGAGCGTAATTATTTAATAATAAAACGGTTGATATTTGCGATTAAAATATCCGGTTGAATATTTAGGACCAATCTATCCTAGATCATCTTCCGGAGGTCGCCATGGCCTTGATGCTCAACCGTCGGACCTTCCTGAAGGCCGGCTTCACCACCGCCACCATCGGCGCCACGGGGCTGCCGCTGGAGGCCCTGCCCGCCGAGGCGAAGGGCTGGAACTGGGAGCGGGGCGTGTGCCGCTTCTGCGGCACGGGCTGCGGCATTCGCGTCGCTTCGAAGGACGGCCGCGTGGTGGCCGTGAAGGGCGACATCCAGAACCCCGTGAACCGCGGCCTGCTCTGTGCCAAGGGCTATGCCTGCGCCCAGATCCTCTACGGCCAGGACCGGCTGACGAAGCCGCTCTTGCGCAAGAAGGACGGCAGGTTCGACAAGCAGGGCGACTTCGAGGAGGTGTCCTGGCAGGAGGCCTTCGACGTCATGAAGGCCCAGTGGTCCAAGGCCCACAAGGCCCTGGGGCCCACGGGTGTCGCCGTCATGGGCTCGGGCCAGTACACGATCATGGAGGGCTATGCCGCCGTGAAGCTGGTGAAGGCGGGCTGGCGTTCCAACAACCTGGATCCCAACGCCCGCCACTGCATGGCTTCCGCCGTGGCGGCCTTCATGCAGACCTTCGGCATCGACGAGCCTTCGGGCTGCTACGACGACATCGAGCTCACGGATACGGTGGTGACCTGGGGCGCGAACATGGCCGAGATGCATCCCATGCTCTGGGCCCGCGTCATCGATGAGCGGCTGCGGCGCGACAGCTACCGGATCTTCAACCTCACCACCTACGCCAACGCCACCTCCGAAGGCGCGGACGTGGAGATCGTCTTCAAGCCCAACACCGACCTGGCCATCTGGAACTACCTGGCCCGCGAAGTGGTGAAGCGCGGCGCCGTGGACAAGGACTACGTGGCCAAGCACTGCGTCTTCGCCGCCGGTCCCATGGACATCGGCTTCGGCCTGCGGGAGGACTCGATCAAGGCCTACACGGCCGAGAGAGACACCCAGGCCCGGCAGAAGACCGTGGTGCTGACCCGGGAGGAGGCCATCGCCCGGGGCCTGGATCCTGCCGTGCAGCATGAGAAGTCCCAGGCTGCTTCGGGCAGCCCCCAGCGCCACTGGCTGATCTCCTTCGAGGAGTTCCAGAAGGGCCTGGAGCCATACACGCTGGACTTCGTGGCCGCCCTCGCCAAGGGCGATCCCGATGAGTCCCTGGAGGCCTTCAAGGCCAAGCTGGTGCAGCTCGCTGATGAGTACGCGAACCCGGCCCGCAAGCAGGTCTCCTTCTGGACCATGGGCTTCAACCAGCACACCCGCGGCACCTGGGTGAACGAGCAGGCCTACATGCTGCACCTGCTCACGGGCAAGCAGGCCCGGCCCGGCGCCGGCGCCTTCTCGCTCACGGGCCAGCCCTCCGCCTGCGGCACGGCCCGCGAGGTGGGCACCTTCGCCCATCGCCTGCCCGCGGACATGAGCGTGGACGATCCGGCCCACCGCAAGCACTCCGAAGAGATCTGGAAGCTGCCGGCCAGCACCCTCAATCCGAAGATCGGCAGCCACATCGTGCAGATGATGCGCGACCTGGAGGACGGCAAGGTCAAGTGGCTGTGGGTTCAGGTCACCAACCCCTTCCAGTCCTCGGCCAATGCCAACCACTGGATCGAGGCCGCACGCAAGCTGGACAACTTCATCGTGGTGTCGGATGTCTATCCGACCCTCTCTTCCAAGGTGGCGGACCTCATCCTGCCCTCGGCCATGATCTACGAGAAGTGGGGCGGCTACGGCAATGCCGAGCGGCGCACCCAGCTCTGGCGCCAAGTGGTGCTGCCGCCCGGCGAGGCCCGCAGCGACGTGTGGCAGATGATGGAGTTCTCGAAGCGGTTCACGCTGGCGGAAGTGTGGGGCGAGCAGCCCGTGCCAGGGCTGGAGGCGCCGGGCTACGAGAAGGGCAAGCTCCCCTCGGTGCTTCCGGCCGCCGAAGCCCTCGGCTACAAGCCCGACAGCACCCTCTACGACGTGCTCTTCGCCACGCCGACCGCGAAGACGTTCGCATGGCCGGATCCCGTGGCCTTCGGCAAGCCGAATTCCACGGTCGCGCAGGCTGGCATCAAGTGGTTCCCGGAGAAGGCCCTGTTCGAGGAATACCGGCTATTCGGCCTGGGCCATGGGCATGACCTGGCGCCCTTCGACGTCTACTTCAAGCGCGACATCTCGGGCCTTCGCTGGCCTGTGGTGGATGGCAAGGAGACCCGCTGGCGCTTCAATGACGAGTACGATCCCTATGCCAAGAAGGGGAGCGGCATCGACTTCTATGGCACCGCCATGAAGAAGGTCCCGGCGGGCGATCTGAATGGCCCCAAGGCGGGTGATCCCGTGGCCCTGCCCGGCAAGGCCAAGATCTTCTTCCGGCCCTGGCAGGAACCGCCTGAATCCCCGGATGCCACCTATGACCTGTGGCTCTGCACGGGCCGTGTCCTGGAGCACTGGCACTCGGGTTCCATGACCCGGCGCGTGCCCCAGCTCCACGCCGCCGTGCCGGAGGCGCTGCTCTTCCTCCACGCCAAGGACGCGGAGACGCGCGGGCTCAAGGCGGGCGACCTCGCGTGGATCGAGTCCCGGCGTGGCAAGATCCAGGCCCGCGTCACCCTGGGGGGCCGCAACAAGATGCCGCGCGGGATGGCCTACGTGCCCTGGTTCGATGAGGGCGTGTTCATCAACAAGGTGACCCTCGATGCCACCTGTCCCATCTCCAAGGAAACCGACTTCAAGAAGTGCGCCGTCCGCATCTCGAAAGTCGTCTAGGAGAGCCACCATGAGCCGACTCATCCTTTCCCTGACCCTCTGCACCCTCTCCCTGTCGGCCTCCAAGCCGCCCGCCAAGCCGATCCCGGACCGCAACCTGGGTCTGTCGCGCACCTCGGTGTTCGACGTGCCCGCGCCCCCCGCCTACCGGGACGAGGCCTCGGAACCCGGCGAGAAGGCGCTGCCCAAGCGCATCAACCGGGAGTACCCGCCGGTCATTCCCCACAGCGTGGCGGACAGCCTGCCCATCACCCGGAGCACCAACCTCTGCCTGGACTGCCACGCGGTGCCCGGCCCCAAGAAGAAGGGGGAGGCCACGCCCGTCCCCGCCAGCCACTACGTGGACCTCCGCCGGGCCCCCGAGGCCAAGGGCACCCAGGTCGCCGGCACCCGCTTCGTATGCATCTCCTGCCACGTGCCCCGCACCGACGCGCCGGCCCTGATGGGGAGCAGCTACCGGCCCTAGGCGCCATTTCTGATTGATCTGCAACCTGACTTGTTTCATGTTGAGCCTGAAACAAGCAGGTGCCGGTCTGCCGCGTCCTCTCCCATCGGGGGGTCTTCGCTGCCTTGGCCCACGATTCAGGATTGGAAGGTGTCCTCATGGCGGACCAGACGTTGACCATCCTCCTCGCTGGCGGCAGCGGCTCCCGTCTGCAGCCGCTGACCGCGGATCGCGCCAAGCCCGCCGTGCCCTTCGGCGGCAAGTATCGGGTGATCGACTTCACCCTCTCCAACTGCCTGCATTCCGGCCTGCGCCGCATCCTGGTGCTGACCCAGTACAAATCCCACTCCCTGCACAAGCACCTGCGGGATGGCTGGTCCATCTTCAATCCCGAGTGTGGCGAGTACATCACCGTGGTGCCGCCGCAGATGCGCACGGGCGCCTTCTGGTACGCGGGCACGGCCGACGCCATCAACCAGAACCTGTTCCTGCTGGAGCGCAACGAGGCCGGGAAGGTGCTGATCCTGGCGGCCGATCACATCTACCGCATGGACTACGCCGCCCTCATCCAGGCCCACACCGAGACCGGCGCGGATCTGACCGTGGCCTGCATGAAGGTGCCCATCGGCGAGGCCAGCGCCTTCGGCGTCATGGCCGTGGATGGGAACGGCCGCATCGTGGAGTTCCAGGAGAAGCCCGACCAGCCCAAGTCCATGCCCGGTGACCCGGCGACGGCCCTCGTCTCCATGGGCATCTACGTCTTCACCAAGGACCTGCTCATCGAGCAGCTGCGGGCCGACAGCCTGCGCGAGGAATCCAGCCACGACTTCGGCAAGGACCTCATCCCCGGCATGATCCACTCGCACCGGGTCCATGCCTACGAGTTCGGCGGCACCCGGGGCCGGGTCACGCCGGACCGCTACTGGCGCGACGTGGGCAGCCTCGATGCCTACTACGAGGCGAACATGGATCTCCTCAAGCCCGTGCCGCCCCTGGATCTCTACCAGAACGACTGGGCCATCCGCACCTACCACGGCCAGAACCCCCCGGCCCGAATGGTGCCCGGCGGCAATGGCAAGGATGGGCTGATGACCAACTCCATCATGGGCGCCGGCACGGTGATCATCGGCGGCGTCGTGCGCCATTCCGTCCTCGCCTCCCGCGTCCACATCCACGAAGGGGCGGTGGTGGAGGACGCCATCCTCTTCGACCACGTATCCGTGGGGCAGGGCGCACAGCTGCGCCGCTGCATCGTCGACAAGCACGTGACCATCCCCCCGGGGGAGACCATCGGTTTCGACGCAGACAAGGACAGGCAGCGCTTCACCCTCTCCGA contains these protein-coding regions:
- the napA gene encoding nitrate reductase catalytic subunit NapA — translated: MALMLNRRTFLKAGFTTATIGATGLPLEALPAEAKGWNWERGVCRFCGTGCGIRVASKDGRVVAVKGDIQNPVNRGLLCAKGYACAQILYGQDRLTKPLLRKKDGRFDKQGDFEEVSWQEAFDVMKAQWSKAHKALGPTGVAVMGSGQYTIMEGYAAVKLVKAGWRSNNLDPNARHCMASAVAAFMQTFGIDEPSGCYDDIELTDTVVTWGANMAEMHPMLWARVIDERLRRDSYRIFNLTTYANATSEGADVEIVFKPNTDLAIWNYLAREVVKRGAVDKDYVAKHCVFAAGPMDIGFGLREDSIKAYTAERDTQARQKTVVLTREEAIARGLDPAVQHEKSQAASGSPQRHWLISFEEFQKGLEPYTLDFVAALAKGDPDESLEAFKAKLVQLADEYANPARKQVSFWTMGFNQHTRGTWVNEQAYMLHLLTGKQARPGAGAFSLTGQPSACGTAREVGTFAHRLPADMSVDDPAHRKHSEEIWKLPASTLNPKIGSHIVQMMRDLEDGKVKWLWVQVTNPFQSSANANHWIEAARKLDNFIVVSDVYPTLSSKVADLILPSAMIYEKWGGYGNAERRTQLWRQVVLPPGEARSDVWQMMEFSKRFTLAEVWGEQPVPGLEAPGYEKGKLPSVLPAAEALGYKPDSTLYDVLFATPTAKTFAWPDPVAFGKPNSTVAQAGIKWFPEKALFEEYRLFGLGHGHDLAPFDVYFKRDISGLRWPVVDGKETRWRFNDEYDPYAKKGSGIDFYGTAMKKVPAGDLNGPKAGDPVALPGKAKIFFRPWQEPPESPDATYDLWLCTGRVLEHWHSGSMTRRVPQLHAAVPEALLFLHAKDAETRGLKAGDLAWIESRRGKIQARVTLGGRNKMPRGMAYVPWFDEGVFINKVTLDATCPISKETDFKKCAVRISKVV
- a CDS encoding nitrate reductase cytochrome c-type subunit; this translates as MSRLILSLTLCTLSLSASKPPAKPIPDRNLGLSRTSVFDVPAPPAYRDEASEPGEKALPKRINREYPPVIPHSVADSLPITRSTNLCLDCHAVPGPKKKGEATPVPASHYVDLRRAPEAKGTQVAGTRFVCISCHVPRTDAPALMGSSYRP
- the glgC gene encoding glucose-1-phosphate adenylyltransferase → MADQTLTILLAGGSGSRLQPLTADRAKPAVPFGGKYRVIDFTLSNCLHSGLRRILVLTQYKSHSLHKHLRDGWSIFNPECGEYITVVPPQMRTGAFWYAGTADAINQNLFLLERNEAGKVLILAADHIYRMDYAALIQAHTETGADLTVACMKVPIGEASAFGVMAVDGNGRIVEFQEKPDQPKSMPGDPATALVSMGIYVFTKDLLIEQLRADSLREESSHDFGKDLIPGMIHSHRVHAYEFGGTRGRVTPDRYWRDVGSLDAYYEANMDLLKPVPPLDLYQNDWAIRTYHGQNPPARMVPGGNGKDGLMTNSIMGAGTVIIGGVVRHSVLASRVHIHEGAVVEDAILFDHVSVGQGAQLRRCIVDKHVTIPPGETIGFDADKDRQRFTLSDKGIVVVPEEYRFD